TATATATATAAAAGATGATGGCCTAAACCCTACTGGTTCTTTAAAAGATAGGGCTTCTGCTATGGCAGCAGTAAAGGCGGATGAGGCAGGGGCAAAAACAGTCGCCTGTTCCTCTACTGGTAATGCTGCTTCTTCTCTGGCAGGAAACATAGCTTCAATGCCTGGAGACATGAGAGCTGTTATTTTTGTTCCTAAGAGAGCACCTGAAGGTAAAGTTACTCAACTTTTGATTTATGGGGCAGAAGTAATATCAGTTCAGGGTAGTTATGAAGAAGCATTTTATCTCTCCGAGAAAGCAATTGATAAATGGGGTTGGTATAACAGGAATGCGGCTATAAATCCCTATATGGTTGAAGGAAAAAAGACGGCAGCTATAGAAATGGCTGAACAATTAAACTGGGATATGCCGGACTGGGTAGTATTTTCAGTAGGTGATGGTTGTACAATTGCTGGGGCCTGGAAAGGTCTTTATGACCTAAAACAAATTGGTTTTATTGATAAAGTTCCTAAACTTTTAGGTGTACAGGCCGAAGGTTGTGCTCCTATTACTGAAGCATTTAGATCAGGTAAAGATCTAGAAGTAACAGGTGAAAATACTCTAGCTGATAGTATTGCTGTTGGTAAACCTCGTAATTACAAAAAAGCAATAGATGGTATCAAAGCTTCAAAAGGAGATATGATAAATGTTTCAGATGATGAAATTTTAGAGATGATGAAAGTTCTGGGAAGAACAACTGGTGTTTTTGGAGAACCGGCTGGAGTTGCTGGATTGGCAGGATTGAAAAAAATGGTCAAAAAAGGAGAAATATCTCCTGAAGAAAAGGTAGTAAATGTAATAACTGGTAATGGTTTGAAAGATGTTAAAAATGCCATTAAAGCAGCCGGTAATCCCCTTAAAGTTGAAGCAAATTTAGATAAGTTAACAAATATTTTTGATGAGAATAATTTAATTAAATAATTAATATGGGAGGACTATTAAATTTTAGTCCTCCTTTTGCCTCATGAAAATAAATTATATAACTAAAGGGAGTTGAATATAATGGCTGATTCTGAAGAAAATTTAGCTAATGAAGAATTAGAAATTGAAACCTATTATAGTCTGGAAGAAAAACCACCTGTTGGAGAAACTATTTTATTAGGGTTTCAACATATGCTAGCAATGTTTGTAGGTATAATTACTCCTCCATTGATTATTGCTGGAGCAGTTGGTCTTAATGCTGATCAAACAGGTTTTTTTGTAAGTATGGCTTTAATTGTTTCTGGAATCACAACCTTTATTCAATGTAGAAAAATTGGTCCAGTTGGATCTGGTCTGTTAGGAGTTCAGGGAACAAGCTTTAATTTTGTTCCGATGGCTATAGCTGCCGGTAATGATGGCGGTCTGGCTCTTATTTTGGGAATGGCTTTAGCAACTTCACCTGTTGAAATGATTTTTAGTCGTTTTCTCAAAAAAGCTCGAAAATTTTTCCCACCAATAGTCAGTGGAGCTGTAGTTATGCTTATTGGTTTAAGTCTTGTAGAAGTAGGTTTAACAGATTTAGCAGGAGGTAATGGAGCTGAGAACTTTGGTAGTCCTCAAAATCTTATCTTAGGTAGTTTTGTACTTATAGTTATCATAATTGCCAATAGATTTGGAAAAGGTTTAATAAAAGCAGGAGCTATTGCAATTGGGCTCGTAGCTGGTTACATAATTTCAATATTTTTAGGTTTAGTAAATTTTTCAGAAGTAGCTAATGCTGGCTGGTTTACTGTTCCTGTTCCCTTTAAATTTGGGATGTCATTTAGCTGGAAACATCTTTTACCCTGGATTTTGGCTTATTTAATTACTTCAG
The DNA window shown above is from Halanaerobiales bacterium and carries:
- the thrC gene encoding threonine synthase — encoded protein: IYIKDDGLNPTGSLKDRASAMAAVKADEAGAKTVACSSTGNAASSLAGNIASMPGDMRAVIFVPKRAPEGKVTQLLIYGAEVISVQGSYEEAFYLSEKAIDKWGWYNRNAAINPYMVEGKKTAAIEMAEQLNWDMPDWVVFSVGDGCTIAGAWKGLYDLKQIGFIDKVPKLLGVQAEGCAPITEAFRSGKDLEVTGENTLADSIAVGKPRNYKKAIDGIKASKGDMINVSDDEILEMMKVLGRTTGVFGEPAGVAGLAGLKKMVKKGEISPEEKVVNVITGNGLKDVKNAIKAAGNPLKVEANLDKLTNIFDENNLIK
- a CDS encoding nucleobase:cation symporter-2 family protein; translation: MADSEENLANEELEIETYYSLEEKPPVGETILLGFQHMLAMFVGIITPPLIIAGAVGLNADQTGFFVSMALIVSGITTFIQCRKIGPVGSGLLGVQGTSFNFVPMAIAAGNDGGLALILGMALATSPVEMIFSRFLKKARKFFPPIVSGAVVMLIGLSLVEVGLTDLAGGNGAENFGSPQNLILGSFVLIVIIIANRFGKGLIKAGAIAIGLVAGYIISIFLGLVNFSEVANAGWFTVPVPFKFGMSFSWKHLLPWILAYLITSVETIGDLTAIAENSGEPVEGELHAERLSGGMLADAVGSALAAIFNSMPNSTFSQNTGVIQMTKIGSRVVGYAVAGILILLGLFPKIGALITVMPSPVLGGATIALFGMVATSGMKIAIKGGLTDRKVFILSISLALGLGVIMKPSAVSQLPEWLSTLLSSGILVGAVVSFLLNLLLPRDEGEKYCD